From Chiloscyllium punctatum isolate Juve2018m chromosome 36, sChiPun1.3, whole genome shotgun sequence, the proteins below share one genomic window:
- the LOC140460079 gene encoding probable G-protein coupled receptor 139, with translation MHEALKGLLFAIYYPIIAVIGVPANLAVILILSRRRCGIPGCIVYYLVSMAVSDLLVIVTAVVLNRIAGIYFPSSFLSITPVCSVRSAFNYGFIDSSAWLTVAFTIDRFVAISCQTLKMTYCTRRTAMRIVGIVTTLSFIKNVFVYFTYEPRYIVKNKPWFCNLKDVFYTSIVWAAYDWICSILTTCLPFLLILLLNALTVRYILVANRARTRLQNQKMGKNRSDAEMEKRRKSIVLLFAISGSFILFNVLYFITILYVRIGNLTYASGSNFNNLSFVLNESAFMLQFLSSCINPFIYAGTQNKFRAEVKNVVKYPWRIFFKTLKISK, from the exons ATGCATGAAGCACTAAAAGGTCTGCTGTTTGCCATTTACTATCCCATTATTGCAGTAATCGGGGTTCCAG CGAACTTAGCAGTTATTTTGATCCTGTCTCGAAGAAGGTGTGGTATCCCCGGGTGCATCGTTTATTACCTTGTGTCAATGGCAGTATCGGATCTACTGGTGATAGTGACAGCTGTCGTATTAAATCGCATTGCTGGGATTTATTTTCCATCCAGTTTTCTCTCAATCACGCCTGTGTGCAGTGTTCGTTCTGCATTCAATTACGGATTTATTGATAGTTCTGCCTGGCTAACAGTCGCCTTCACCATTGATCGATTTGTAGCCATTTCTTGCCAGACACTCAAAATGACATACTGCACCAGGAGGACAGCGATGCGCATTGTAGGAATTGTGACTACATTAAGTTTCATAAAAAATGTATTTGTATATTTTACATATGAACCGAGGTACATCGTAAAAAATAAACCCTGGTTCTGCAACCTAAAAGATGTATTTTACACATCAATTGTATGGGCTGCATATGATTGGATTTGTTCAATTTTAACCACTTGTCTCCCATTCCTTCTGATCTTacttctcaatgctctgaccgtcAGATACATTCTAGTGGCTAATAGAGCCCGCACGAGACTCCAGAACCAGAAGATGGGAAAGAATCGGAGCgatgcagagatggagaaacGAAGAAAGTCAATCGTTTTGCTCTTTGCCATTTCAGGCAGTTTCATTCTGTTCAATGTGCTGTACTTTATAACAATCCTCTACGTCCGCATTGGGAATCTTACTTATGCCTCCGGTTCCAACTTTAACAATCTCTCTTTTGTCCTCAATGAAAGTGCATTTATGCTTCAGTTTTTGAGTTCCTGCATTAACCCGTTTATTTACGCTGGAACCCAGAATAAATTCAGAGCTGAGGTAAAGAATGTGGTAAAATATCCGTGGCGCATTTTCTTCAAAACGTTGAAGATTTCAAAGTGA